One Silene latifolia isolate original U9 population chromosome 4, ASM4854445v1, whole genome shotgun sequence DNA segment encodes these proteins:
- the LOC141653121 gene encoding uncharacterized protein LOC141653121, whose amino-acid sequence MGNCQAIDAASLVIQHPNGKVDNMYCPIIAKEVMKMNPGHYVALLITTTICHSTTSSKTENTIPAKSNNITSRNSVRITRVKLLRPTDTLALGHVYRLISSQEVMKGLVAKKQAKLKKNGIELADSEGLKEAEKLVKKSLQDKTHQVSRNGHRARTTSSSKGGTRPKSWQPSLNSISEFAS is encoded by the exons atgggaaaTTGTCAAGCCATAGATGCAGCTTCACTAGTAATCCAACACCCAAATGGTAAAGTTGATAACATGTATTGTCCTATTATTGCAAAAGAAGTCATGAAGATGAACCCTGGTCACTATGTTGCTCTTCTTATAACAACTACAATTTGTCATTCTACCACTTCCTCCAAAACTGAAAATACCATTCCTGCAAAATCTAACAACATCACAAGTCGGAACTCGGTTCGGATAACCCGGGTTAAGCTGCTTAGACCTACAGATACTTTGGCATTGGGTCATGTTTATAGACTTATTAGTTCCCAAG AGGTTATGAAGGGTTTGGTGGCAAAGAAGCAGGCTAAGCTGAAGAAGAATGGTATAGAATTAGCAGATTCTGAAGGACTCAAAGAAGCTGAGAAATTAGTGAAAAAATCTCTGCAAGATAAGACCCACCAG GTTAGTAGAAATGGGCATAGAGCTAGAACAACATCAAGTTCTAAAGGAGGAACAAGACCAAAATCATGGCAACCTTCACTGAATAGCATTTCAGAGTTTGCAAGCTGA
- the LOC141653122 gene encoding uncharacterized protein LOC141653122, whose product MISHHSIDHNPLASSHLTQLNLKVNRQLHHCQPTNSIFNTSKIINPSFCFISTTKYQYHRHESSFLTKCCANDANEQLQGDEKQENKSFWGAVTLIIGTAVGPGMLGLPAATMKSGPLPSTIAILLSWVYVISSIILVAELSFATMEEDGVKEVSFTGLATNAFGAHFGAFVSLVYASLSFSLLVACVSGIGSIVSQWFPNMNTFASHSLFPLLLGTIIWFFPFQATDSTNRFLCCLMLVSIITLVGIGLSFARSNLLASSWNVFSILPAIPVTVLTLGFHVITPFICKVAGNTVDEARKAILVGGIVPLLMVLSWNLIVLGLSGVGTPQPSSVQCDPIKLLLSVESSALFAVQGFAFSALATSFIGYAVSFPKQLIDTLELILRINNQKIIDSFAENVIEEDASRWNLSGLISAAVLVIPVLVASFYPSTFSKALDFAGVYANCFLFGILPPAMAYIFKSRGKLRSSLPGGDMVLFLLFSVAVILSIWH is encoded by the exons ATGATTTCTCATCATTCTATTGATCATAATCCATTAGCTAGTTCTCATCTCACACAACTTAACTTAAAAGTCAACCGGCAATTGCACCATTGTCAACCAACAAATTCTATCTTTAACACCTCAAAAATCATCAATCCCTCATTTTGTTTCATCTCTACAACAAAATATCAATATCATCGTCATGAATCTAGTTTCTTAACCAAATGTTGTGCCAATGATGCAAATGAACAACTGCAAGGAGATGAAAAACAGGAAAATAAGAGCTTCTGGGGAGCAGTTACTCTCATTATCGGAACCGCTGTGGGTCCAGGAATGTTGGGTCTACCAGCTGCAACCATGAAATCAGGACCCTTGCCATCTACTATAGCTATATTACTATCATGGGTTTATGTCATTTCCTCTATAATATTAGTAGCAGAGCTTAGTTTTGCAACAATggaggaagatggggtcaaagaagtAAGCTTTACAGGTTTAGCAACCAATGCATTTGGTGCCCATTTTGGTGCATTCGTCTCACTAGTTTATGCTAGCCTTAGTTTCTCTCTTCTTGTTGCTTGTGTTTCTGGGATTGGCTCTATTGTCTCTCAATGGTTTCCTAACATGAACACATTTGCATCTCATTCTTTGTttcctctcttgcttgggactatCATTTGGTTCTTCCCATTCCAAGCAACTGACTCGACTAATCGATTTCTATGCTGTTTGATGCTTGTTTCGATTATAACTTTGGTGGGTATTGGTCTATCATTTGCAAGATCCAATCTTTTAGCTTCATCTTGGAATGTATTTTCTATTCTTCCTGCTATTCCTGTCACTGTGCTGACCTTGGGATTTCATGTTATTACACCTTTTATCTGTAAAGTTGCTGGAAACACTGTTGATGAGGCTCGAAAGGCCATTCTTGTAGGTGGTATTGTCCCATTGCTAATGGTTTTGTCTTGGAATCTTATTGTGTTAGGACTTTCTGGGGTTGGAACGCCTCAACCGTCTTCTGTTCAATGCGATCCCATCAAACTTTTATTGTCTGTTGAATCTTCTGCTTTGTTTGCTGTTCAAGGGTTTGCATTTTCTGCTCTAGCAACTAGCTTTATTGGGTATGCTGTGAGTTTTCCAAAACAATTGATTGACACTTTGGAGTtgattttacgaattaacaatcaAAAAATAATTGATTCTTTTGCGGAGAATGTAATTGAAGAAGATGCAAGTAGATGGAATTTGAGTGGGTTGATATCAGCAGCTGTGCTTGTTATTCCGGTACTAGTAGCATCTTTTTATCCATCCACATTCTCAAAGGCTCTTGACTTTGCTGGGGTTTATGCAAACTGTTTCTTGTTCGGTATTCTTCCTCCAGCCATGGCTTACATTTTCAAATCGAGGGGGAAACTCAG GTCTTCTCTGCCTGGTGGAGATATGGTGCTATTTCTTCTATTTAGCGTTGCAGTAATACTGAGCATCTGGCATTAG